From Anticarsia gemmatalis isolate Benzon Research Colony breed Stoneville strain chromosome 3, ilAntGemm2 primary, whole genome shotgun sequence, one genomic window encodes:
- the LOC142987152 gene encoding juvenile hormone esterase-like — MYALIFVSVLFCVRAETVSVVTEQGTVVGQKHDGYDTFFGIPFAKVDEENPFGNTIEYPPFETPFNANDSSIICPQAIFTVGGILQCLRLNIYVPHTTNSSDKLPVFVWFHGGGFAFGSSGEYGGQHLVKKDIIVVTANYRLGPYGFFCLNEPSVPGNQGMKDQIDALRWVNENIVAFGGDPEQVTIAGESYGGGAVDLHLYSEYETLFDKAIVQSGSIFDEGFYVKPDRQAAVKIAKFLGHNVTNTKDALKLLARAEPTSVVAAAFNLTLPMTVCKEKKFKGVKNFVTHDPFHLRKLDRVENTKIMLGYTSMELLYVYANQPQEFYDKEGDLIYKGLQKNFNLKKRELEFLSGMLKKFYLGKKNIGPGAVIELSESSSDFVVNHAMERSINKYLRTNATVYKYVFSYIGGSPYKNISGSGASHTEELKYLFEWETPLVGDEQMMVRNQVTELWANFVKFGNPTPEGSGLGVTWTPVTGSSRPYLNIDVDLTMGDHIYHQRMAFWDLFWHKYEKSSVVYDP, encoded by the exons ATGTATGCATTGATATTTGTTAGTGTGTTGTTTTGTGTTCGAGCGGAAACTGTGAGTGTGGTGACAGAGCAAGGAACGGTGGTCGGGCAGAAACATGATGGGTATGATACGTTCTTTGGGATACCTTTTGCGAAGGTTGATGAAGAGAATCCTTTTGGG AACACCATAGAATATCCGCCATTCGAAACGCCGTTCAACGCAAACGACTCTTCGATCATTTGTCCTCAAGCCATCTTCACGGTTGGGGGCATTTTACAATGCCTTCGTCTGAACATCTACGTCCCACATACCACCAACTCTAGTGACAAACTACCAGTGTTCGTCTGGTTCCATGGCGGTGGCTTCGCTTTTGGCAGTTCAGGAGAATACGGCGGCCAGCATTTAGTAAAAAAAGACATCATTGTTGTAACAGCTAATTACAGACTTGGCCCTTATGGATTCTTCTGCTTGAATGAGCCTTCGGTCCCAGGCAATCAAGGAATGAAAGATCAGATTGATGCTTTAAGATGGGTAAACGAAAATATCGTTGCTTTTGGTGGAGACCCAGAACAAGTTACGATTGCAGGTGAGAGTTATGGAGGTGGTGCTGTGGATTTACATTTGTATTCTGAATATGAGACGCTCTTTGACAAGGCTATTGTACAAAGTGGATCTATCTTTGATGAAGGTTTTTATGTAAAGCCTGACCGTCAAGCGGCAGTTAAAATCGCTAAGTTCCTAGGCCACAATGTGACTAATACTAAAGATGCTTTAAAACTCCTCGCAAGGGCTGAACCAACGTCTGTAGTGGCTGCAGCATTTAACCTGACATTACCAATGACAGTATGCAAGGAAAAGAAATTTAAAGGAGTCAAAAATTTCGTCACACACGACCCATTCCATCTACGCAAGTTAGATAGAGTTGAGAATACGAAAATTATGTTAGGGTATACCAGTATGGAGCTGCTTTATGTTTATGCAAACCAGCCCCAAGAATTTTACGATAAAGAAGGAGACCTCATTTACAAAGGGTTGCAGAAGAATTTCAATTTGAAGAAACGCGAATTGGAGTTTCTTAGCGGTATGCTGAAGAAGTTTTACTTAGGAAAGAAGAATATTGGCCCAGGAGCTGTAATAGAATTGAGCGAATCGTCTTCTGATTTCGTTGTCAACCATGCAATGGAGAGatctattaataaatacttaagaaCGAATGCTACTgtttataagtatgtgtttTCGTACATCGGGGGCAGTCCATACAAGAATATCAGTGGGTCTGGAGCGTCTCATACTGAGGAGCTGAAGTACCTGTTTGAATGGGAGACGCCACTAGTCGGGGATGAACAGATGATGGTCAGAAATCAGGTGACGGAACTTTGGGCCAATTTTGTTAAGTTTgg TAATCCTACTCCTGAAGGCTCTGGCTTAGGGGTCACATGGACCCCAGTAACAGGGTCCTCTAGACCGTACCTCAACATCGACGTAGACCTCACTATGGGAGACCACATCTACCACCAGAGGATGGCATTCTGGGACCTGTTCTGGCATAAGTATGAAAAATCCTCTGTTGTGTACGACCCTTAG